From a single Candoia aspera isolate rCanAsp1 chromosome 2, rCanAsp1.hap2, whole genome shotgun sequence genomic region:
- the RDH5 gene encoding retinol dehydrogenase 5, with amino-acid sequence MWCCVLLISVVWAVVWFFRDRQTLSNFKDKYIFITGCDTGFGNMLAKKLDKKGFQVLAGCLTQKGADNLDRTSSPNLRTTLLDVTSSESICKAVERVKAEVGRKGLFGLVNNAGIGSSIGPTEWMTVEDYRKVMAVNTFGMIEVSLAFLPLLKQARGRVVNISSVLGRLSANGGGYCISKYTVEAFSDSLRRDMYHFGVKVSIVEPGFFKTAMTNLESIDCSLRQYWDRMSPKTQQSYGEDFFHSYLKVQKFIMNIICDSDLSKVTNCMEHALQAKHPRSRYSAGWDAKFLWLPVSYLPAFVVDIFLSIILPKPAQRVH; translated from the exons ATGTGGTGCTGTGTACTGCTCATCAGTGTTGTTTGGGCTGTGGTTTGGTTCTTCCGTGACCGGCAGACTTTGAGCAACTTCAAAGACAAGTATATTTTCATCACGGGTTGTGATACAGGTTTTGGGAACATGCTAGCCAAGAAACTTGACAAGAAGGGTTTCCAAGTGCTGGCAGGCTGCCTGACTCAGAAAGGAGCTGATAACTTGGACCGCACCAGCTCACCAAACCTGCGCACCACACTGCTTGATGTTACCAGCTCAGAGAGCATCTGCAAAGCAGTGGAACGGGTGAAAGCTGAAGTGGGTCGAAAAG GACTCTTTGGTCTGGTGAACAATGCAGGTATAGGCAGTTCCATTGGCCCCACAGAATGGATGACTGTGGAAGACTATCGCAAAGTCATGGCTGTTAACACCTTTGGAATGATCGAGGTCTCATTGGCCTTCCTACCATTGCTCAAGCAAGCACGTGGCCGAGTAGTCAATATTTCCAGCGTCTTGGGGCGGCTTTCAGCCAACGGCGGTGGCTACTGCATTTCCAAATACACAGTGGAGGCCTTCTCAGACAGCCTCAG GAGAGACATGTATCATTTTGGGGTGAAAGTCTCCATTGTGGAGCCAGGCTTCTTCAAAACAGCTATGACTAATCTTGAATCAATAGACTGCTCTTTGCGGCAATACTGGGACCGAATGAGCCCTAAAACCCAGCAGAGCTACGGTGAAGACTTCTTTCACAGTT ACCTGAAAGTCCAGAAGTTCATCATGAACATCATTTGCGATTCTGATCTCAGCAAAGTAACGAACTGCATGGAACACGCCCTTCAAGCCAAGCATCCTCGCTCTCGTTACAGTGCAGGTTGGGATGCTAAATTTCTGTGGCTGCCAGTCTCTTATCTACCTGCTTTTGTGGTGGATATTTTCCTATCTATCATCTTACCAAAGCCAGCTCAGCGGGTGCACTAA
- the CD63 gene encoding CD63 antigen, translating into MGVEGGMKCIKYLVFFFNFVFWLCGIALIALGVFVQIELRNTLVMTGPASASAAPIVILAVGVIVFFISFFGCCGAVKENYCMVTTFAVLLTLIFLVEIAAAIAGYIFKDKIQTVIKNEVQEEMNYYNNTSGVDPLDQLQKKYHCCGISHYTDWFNVTHFKAKHVPASCCKNGTACTNHPTPENVYEEGCVTKIEAWLRKHIVIVAAVALGIAFFEILGIIFACCLMKGIRSGYEVM; encoded by the exons ATGGGAGTGGAAGGTGGGATGAAATGTATTAAATACCtggtatttttcttcaactttgtaTTCTGG CTCTGCGGAATTGCCCTGATTGCTCTGGGGGTTTTCGTACAAATTGAGCTCAGAAATACACTGGTGATGACCGGTCCAGCCTCAGCTTCTGCTGCTCCTATTGTCATCCTGGCTGTGGGCGTTATAGTGTTCTTCATCTCCTTCTTTGGTTGCTGTGGGGCAGTGAAAGAGAACTACTGCATGGTGACCACG tttgCTGTCCTGTTGACTCTGATCTTCCTGGTGGAGATTGCAGCTGCCATTGCAGGCTATATCTTTAAGGACAAG atccAAACAGTGATTAAAAACGAAGTCCAGGAAGAAATGAATTACTACAACAATACTTCAGGCGTTGATCCCTTGGATCAATTGCAGAAGAAA TACCACTGCTGTGGAATCTCTCATTACACTGACTGGTTTAATGTCACACATTTTAAGGCCAAACATGTGCCTGCCTCCTGCTGCAAGAACGGCACTGCGTGTACCAACCATCCGACCCCTGAGAATGTTTACGAGGAG GGCTGTGTGACAAAGATAGAAGCTTGGCTACGGAAGCACATTGTGATTGTGGCTGCCGTTGCGTTGGGCATTGCCTTCTTTGAG ATCTTGGGCATCATTTTTGCCTGCTGCCTCATGAAAGGAATCCGCAGTGGCTATGAGGTCATGTAA